Proteins encoded within one genomic window of Prauserella marina:
- a CDS encoding TetR/AcrR family transcriptional regulator: MPKIVDHQQRRNEICDAVLTLIAEGGTRAVTTRAAAERAQWSTGTVNHYFSNREALMLGAFRRAAHVQGKELKRLLQDSTLTPLQKLHGTIEATLPLDERRVALTRIFLDYYAETNAVEETHDEVVQYLRNWRGVVTQIIDECKADDSIRSLRSSETLATELVALTDGLSMHALLDPSVLSRLVDGQTLTISFIDDAWGPIRLMGA, from the coding sequence ATGCCGAAGATCGTAGATCACCAGCAGCGCAGGAACGAGATCTGCGATGCGGTACTCACCCTCATAGCCGAGGGGGGAACGCGGGCGGTGACCACGCGAGCGGCAGCCGAACGGGCTCAATGGTCGACAGGAACCGTCAACCACTATTTCAGCAACCGGGAAGCTCTCATGCTGGGCGCTTTTCGCAGGGCGGCACATGTGCAGGGAAAGGAACTCAAGCGACTGCTCCAGGATTCCACGCTCACGCCTTTGCAGAAACTGCATGGAACGATCGAGGCGACCTTGCCGCTCGACGAACGAAGGGTCGCCCTCACCAGAATTTTCCTCGACTACTACGCGGAGACGAACGCGGTCGAGGAAACACATGACGAAGTCGTGCAGTATCTGAGAAACTGGCGGGGAGTCGTCACGCAGATCATCGACGAATGCAAAGCCGACGATTCGATCCGGAGTCTGCGGTCGTCGGAAACCTTGGCCACCGAACTGGTCGCGCTCACCGACGGCTTGTCCATGCACGCACTGCTCGACCCGAGCGTGCTTTCCCGGCTCGTCGACGGTCAGACCCTGACGATCAGCTTCATCGACGACGCCTGGGGGCCGATCCGGTTGATGGGAGCCTGA
- a CDS encoding class I SAM-dependent methyltransferase, translating into MTSSAHHDHDVADQAEILDLDAEVLAEHTASITAWLPLDASPRRIVDLGCGTGAGTFALLSRFPGAHVTAVDSSDEHLRRLRDKAAEYGLAERVRTVRADLDSTWPELGEPGLVWASASLHHLIDPGRALRRVHDLLAPGGLFAVVELAGFPRFLPADAPENRPGLEERCHAASDRRHAGHLPHRGADWGSALTAAGFAVEGQRTITVDIGHSRSPAVGRYALSGLRRMRAAVADVLPAEDLAALDQLLDPESPRGILRRDDLAVRTERTAWAARRA; encoded by the coding sequence ATGACGTCCAGCGCGCACCACGACCACGATGTGGCCGACCAAGCCGAAATCCTCGATCTCGACGCGGAAGTCCTCGCCGAGCACACCGCGTCCATCACCGCCTGGCTGCCGCTCGACGCGAGCCCTCGCCGGATCGTCGACCTGGGCTGCGGCACCGGCGCCGGGACGTTCGCCCTGCTCTCCCGCTTCCCGGGGGCACACGTCACCGCCGTCGACTCCTCGGACGAGCATTTGCGGCGACTGCGGGACAAGGCAGCCGAGTACGGGTTGGCCGAGCGAGTGCGAACCGTCCGCGCCGACCTCGACTCGACCTGGCCGGAACTCGGCGAGCCCGGCCTGGTGTGGGCATCGGCGTCACTGCATCACCTGATCGATCCCGGCCGTGCCCTGCGCCGAGTGCACGACCTGCTCGCCCCTGGCGGGCTGTTCGCCGTCGTCGAACTCGCCGGATTCCCCCGGTTCCTTCCGGCTGACGCACCCGAGAACCGTCCTGGCCTTGAGGAGCGCTGTCACGCCGCGAGCGACCGGCGCCACGCCGGGCACCTTCCGCACCGAGGGGCCGACTGGGGAAGCGCACTGACCGCGGCCGGATTCGCCGTCGAGGGCCAGCGGACGATCACCGTCGACATCGGACACTCCCGCTCCCCCGCCGTCGGCCGCTACGCGCTCAGCGGCCTGCGACGCATGCGCGCCGCCGTGGCCGACGTGCTCCCGGCCGAGGATCTCGCCGCGCTGGATCAGTTGCTCGATCCGGAAAGCCCACGCGGAATCCTGCGCCGCGACGATCTCGCGGTGCGCACCGAACGCACCGCGTGGGCCGCGCGCCGAGCCTGA
- a CDS encoding helix-turn-helix domain-containing protein: MTQEDADLDSLVRKRIRALRVAQGWSLEELATRARLSPSSLSRIENGQRRLALDQLVTLARALDTSLDQLVETDTDDVIANPMIDGAHGVLRWALKAEPGMTVMRRRMTDPPPDNPAAMRAHPGREWLVVLSGTAILMLGHRRIRVETNQAAEFPTMLPHAIGAAGGPCEILGIFDREARRGHQGEDKPPGRS, from the coding sequence ATGACGCAAGAAGATGCCGATTTGGACAGCCTGGTACGCAAACGGATCCGCGCTCTGCGGGTGGCGCAAGGCTGGTCACTGGAGGAACTGGCCACCCGGGCCCGGCTGAGCCCTTCGTCGCTGAGCCGGATCGAGAACGGTCAGCGCCGCCTCGCGCTGGATCAGCTCGTCACCCTCGCCAGGGCGCTGGACACCTCGCTCGATCAGCTCGTCGAGACCGACACCGACGACGTGATCGCCAACCCGATGATCGACGGCGCCCACGGCGTGCTGCGCTGGGCACTCAAAGCCGAGCCGGGAATGACGGTCATGCGCAGGCGCATGACCGACCCGCCGCCGGACAACCCGGCCGCCATGCGCGCACACCCCGGCCGCGAGTGGCTTGTCGTCCTTTCCGGCACCGCCATCCTCATGCTGGGGCACCGCCGCATCCGCGTGGAGACCAACCAAGCCGCCGAGTTCCCGACCATGCTCCCCCACGCGATCGGCGCGGCGGGCGGACCGTGCGAGATCCTCGGCATCTTCGATCGCGAAGCCCGCCGAGGACACCAGGGCGAGGACAAGCCCCCCGGCCGGTCATGA
- a CDS encoding NAD(P)/FAD-dependent oxidoreductase, whose translation MPETRTDLLPEDTVDAVVIGGGAAGLNGALMLARSRRSVVVIDGGTPRNAPAEGVHGLLGLDGTPPAELLRTGREEVRRYGGKVVTGEVIAAAPAPPSDDGDPRFVVTLADGRAVTARRVLVATGVRDVLPGIPGLARHWGRGVVHCPYCHGWEVRDEPIGILATGPASIHQALLFRQLTDDLVYFTRGTEPDSGTRARFAARGIRVVDTPVAEIQFDGDGITGVLLTGGQVVPRRVLAVATTALARADGLDGLRLPMEDLPEGMGRRFVTGMAGTTGVPGVWVAGNATDLTAQVGASASAGALAGAHLNAHLAAAEADAALTTEASVSHA comes from the coding sequence ATGCCGGAGACCAGGACTGACCTACTACCGGAGGACACCGTCGACGCCGTGGTGATCGGTGGTGGCGCCGCCGGCTTGAACGGCGCGCTGATGCTCGCCCGCTCACGCCGCTCGGTCGTCGTGATCGACGGCGGAACGCCCCGCAACGCGCCCGCGGAGGGGGTGCACGGACTGCTCGGCCTCGACGGCACACCGCCGGCCGAGCTGCTGCGCACGGGCAGGGAGGAGGTGCGCCGCTACGGCGGGAAGGTCGTGACCGGCGAGGTGATCGCCGCGGCCCCGGCCCCGCCGTCGGACGACGGCGACCCGCGCTTCGTCGTCACGCTCGCCGACGGCCGCGCCGTGACGGCACGCCGGGTACTGGTGGCCACCGGAGTGCGCGACGTGCTTCCCGGCATCCCCGGCCTGGCCCGGCACTGGGGACGAGGTGTGGTCCATTGCCCTTACTGCCACGGATGGGAGGTCAGGGACGAACCCATCGGCATCCTGGCCACCGGCCCTGCTTCGATCCACCAGGCACTGTTGTTCCGGCAACTGACCGACGACCTCGTGTACTTCACGCGCGGCACCGAACCGGACTCCGGTACCCGCGCCCGGTTCGCCGCTCGCGGCATCCGCGTCGTCGACACCCCGGTCGCCGAAATCCAGTTCGACGGCGACGGCATCACGGGTGTGCTGCTGACCGGAGGGCAGGTCGTGCCGCGCCGGGTTCTCGCCGTCGCCACCACCGCGCTGGCTCGCGCGGACGGGCTCGACGGCCTGCGGCTGCCGATGGAGGACCTGCCGGAAGGGATGGGGCGCCGCTTCGTCACCGGCATGGCTGGCACCACCGGCGTGCCGGGGGTGTGGGTGGCGGGCAACGCCACCGACCTGACCGCGCAGGTCGGCGCTTCGGCCTCGGCGGGAGCCCTCGCCGGAGCCCATCTCAACGCCCACCTCGCCGCCGCGGAGGCCGACGCGGCACTGACCACCGAGGCCAGCGTCAGCCACGCCTGA
- a CDS encoding Lrp/AsnC family transcriptional regulator, whose product MVSASPPDSVIDEVDLELINALQVTPRGSWAVLGRALDLDPATAARRWQRLTQTGLAWVTCTIGPARHHEFCMAYIKVSVAPGWLDSVAATLIEEASAPYLHHVTGPSPLLLVIALRNPAAVSAFLRDVLDQLPGVTSYHAEIRTVGYTEPSRWRLDSLDPVRRGRLSPPAGESRGFSVDETDRALYRLLHIDGRMSFAELAGRTGISQATARRRVNRLLDTRHLRMRCDMAQSVSGWPITGVLWAHVPPGSLDMVARAMGNRAEVRLSCTLSGPANLLLMVWLRTLEGLTEFERVVGELHPGLTVVDRSVCLHTMKQMWRQLDSTGRVVRVLDPNRVSFPGT is encoded by the coding sequence ATGGTGAGCGCTTCTCCGCCTGATTCCGTCATCGACGAAGTCGATCTCGAACTCATCAACGCGCTACAGGTCACGCCGCGCGGGTCATGGGCCGTGCTCGGGCGTGCCCTCGACCTTGACCCGGCAACGGCCGCACGCAGGTGGCAGCGACTGACCCAGACCGGCCTCGCCTGGGTCACCTGCACGATCGGCCCGGCCCGTCACCACGAGTTCTGCATGGCCTACATCAAGGTTTCGGTCGCGCCGGGCTGGCTCGACTCGGTCGCCGCGACCCTGATCGAGGAAGCCTCCGCGCCGTATCTGCACCACGTGACAGGGCCGAGTCCGCTGTTGCTGGTGATCGCGCTGCGCAACCCGGCGGCGGTGTCGGCGTTTCTCCGCGACGTACTCGATCAGCTACCAGGGGTGACCTCGTATCACGCCGAAATTCGCACCGTGGGCTACACCGAGCCCAGCCGCTGGCGGCTGGACAGTCTCGATCCCGTGCGCAGGGGACGCTTGTCACCCCCGGCAGGCGAATCCCGGGGATTCAGCGTCGACGAGACCGATCGAGCGCTGTACCGGCTTCTGCACATCGACGGGAGGATGTCGTTCGCCGAACTCGCGGGCCGGACCGGGATCAGCCAGGCGACCGCGCGGCGCAGGGTGAACCGGCTGCTGGACACGCGTCATCTGAGGATGCGCTGCGACATGGCGCAGTCGGTCTCCGGCTGGCCGATCACCGGCGTGCTGTGGGCGCACGTGCCGCCGGGTTCGCTCGACATGGTCGCGCGAGCGATGGGCAACCGGGCCGAGGTCCGGCTCAGCTGCACGCTGTCGGGCCCGGCCAACCTGCTGCTGATGGTGTGGCTGCGCACCTTGGAGGGCCTTACCGAATTCGAGCGCGTCGTCGGCGAGCTTCACCCCGGACTCACGGTCGTCGACCGCTCGGTCTGCCTGCACACGATGAAGCAGATGTGGCGCCAGCTCGACTCGACGGGCAGGGTCGTGCGGGTGCTGGACCCCAACCGGGTCAGCTTTCCCGGTACTTGA
- a CDS encoding diaminopimelate decarboxylase: protein MGPDTHPRADRVEQAVRAAVEAGLVGYEHPVAGFVDADGVRSTIRDLRAAFEGTEVLHAFAAKASPLVPVLRLLAEEGLGCEVASAGELAQALAAGFRPERIVLDSPAKTQAELREALELGVAVNADNLDELKRLDALVTPDTRAVLGARVNPQVGAGSIDAMSTASPHSKFGIPLGDAGSRDELLAAFATRPWLSRLHVHVGSQGCPLELIADGIHAVYRLAEEINANAGRRQVTSIDIGGGLPVNFADDTVSPSFAEYVAVLRQRVPGLFEGRYSLLTEFGRSLLAKNGFIIARVEYVKDVGGRRIAVTHAGAQIATRTVFMPGAWPLRVEAFDAEGRRKRDRPLSQDVAGPCCFAGDLVASERELPELAEGDLVVLRDTGAYYFSSPFSYNSLPRPAVHGFRATEGDLVFAPVRTGQTVAEIVAESGAEHRDALLA from the coding sequence ATGGGACCGGATACACACCCGCGTGCCGACCGGGTGGAGCAGGCCGTCCGGGCCGCGGTCGAGGCGGGCCTGGTCGGGTACGAGCACCCGGTGGCGGGATTCGTCGACGCCGACGGAGTGCGCTCGACGATCCGCGATCTGCGGGCCGCGTTCGAGGGAACCGAGGTACTGCACGCCTTCGCGGCGAAGGCGAGCCCGCTGGTTCCGGTGCTCCGGTTGCTCGCGGAGGAAGGGCTGGGCTGCGAGGTGGCGAGCGCTGGCGAACTCGCCCAGGCGCTCGCCGCGGGCTTCCGGCCCGAGCGGATCGTGCTCGACTCCCCGGCCAAAACCCAGGCCGAACTGCGGGAAGCACTCGAACTCGGCGTCGCCGTCAACGCGGACAACCTCGACGAACTCAAGCGGCTCGACGCGCTGGTCACCCCGGACACGCGTGCCGTACTCGGGGCCCGGGTCAACCCACAGGTCGGTGCGGGGTCGATCGACGCCATGAGTACCGCCTCGCCTCACTCGAAGTTCGGGATTCCACTGGGCGACGCGGGCTCCCGCGACGAACTGCTCGCGGCGTTCGCCACGCGGCCGTGGCTGAGCCGGCTGCACGTCCACGTCGGATCGCAGGGCTGCCCGCTCGAACTGATCGCCGACGGCATCCACGCGGTGTACCGGCTCGCCGAGGAGATCAACGCCAACGCGGGCAGGCGACAGGTCACGAGCATCGACATCGGCGGTGGCTTGCCGGTCAACTTCGCCGACGACACGGTGAGCCCGTCCTTCGCCGAGTACGTCGCGGTGCTGAGGCAGCGGGTTCCCGGGCTCTTCGAAGGCCGGTACTCGCTGCTGACCGAGTTCGGCAGGTCGTTGCTGGCCAAGAACGGTTTCATCATCGCCCGCGTGGAGTACGTCAAGGACGTCGGTGGACGGCGGATCGCGGTGACCCACGCCGGAGCGCAGATCGCGACCCGCACGGTGTTCATGCCGGGGGCGTGGCCGTTGCGCGTCGAGGCGTTCGACGCCGAGGGGCGGCGCAAGCGGGATCGCCCGCTCAGCCAGGACGTGGCCGGACCGTGCTGCTTCGCGGGCGATCTGGTGGCATCCGAACGGGAGCTTCCCGAATTGGCCGAGGGGGATCTGGTCGTGCTGCGCGACACCGGCGCTTACTACTTCTCCTCACCGTTTTCGTACAACAGCCTGCCCCGGCCTGCCGTGCACGGTTTCCGCGCCACCGAAGGGGACCTGGTGTTCGCGCCGGTCCGCACCGGCCAGACGGTCGCCGAAATCGTCGCGGAATCCGGCGCGGAGCACCGGGACGCGTTACTCGCCTGA
- a CDS encoding Na+/H+ antiporter NhaC family protein produces MSNPSSTPPDDGTDAPAPVEQGRQSPLKRGLISGTGLAGILISLVAGILTQPPTLWGLLPIALFAVLALIGMDILIATAVAVLSGLLLLMPSPAAIGDLFGASLSETITMIGLIIMLGAGVGELLRVTGAADSIVRAVLRVVGHTSRTRAILGVMLACLLLVAALGTLAGALAIAAPLLLPVVARLGFTRSASAAMMFIGGSAGLALAPFAGSNVAIMTAAEVGYLQYVLYGAGPLAILSIVAGMIIVPWVQRRTVDTGDEYDALEVAEPPPVMDGIRRGPATIAFTVTLLACVGYAIVTGAGTTFPLVALPVIAIVTGLAGGLPAIKVAEHLIRGAASQVKMFMLFWLLAVFFLAVDELKPFDVVLDMFGTELGALPPLVFVAVIAMLGWVGVPGATAAQVVLLDNVFGSLAASIGVGANAWVIVLLFASKIDTYGPFPNANMVGAMGLARSANLRNLLVVGWLVIIPATLMYAAILFFEL; encoded by the coding sequence ATGAGTAATCCCAGCAGCACACCGCCTGACGACGGCACGGACGCTCCGGCACCCGTCGAACAGGGACGGCAATCGCCGCTCAAACGCGGACTGATCTCCGGCACCGGGCTGGCCGGAATCCTGATCTCGCTGGTGGCGGGAATCCTGACCCAGCCGCCGACGCTGTGGGGTTTGCTGCCCATCGCGCTGTTCGCCGTGCTCGCGCTCATCGGCATGGACATCCTCATCGCGACCGCGGTGGCCGTGCTGAGTGGTCTGCTGCTGCTGATGCCGAGCCCGGCAGCGATCGGCGACCTGTTCGGCGCCTCGCTCAGCGAGACGATCACGATGATCGGTCTGATCATCATGCTCGGGGCGGGCGTCGGTGAGCTGCTCAGAGTCACCGGCGCGGCCGACTCGATCGTGCGGGCCGTGCTTCGCGTGGTCGGGCACACCAGTCGTACCAGGGCGATTCTCGGCGTGATGCTGGCCTGTCTCCTGCTGGTCGCGGCACTGGGAACGCTGGCGGGCGCGCTGGCCATCGCGGCCCCGCTGTTGCTGCCCGTGGTCGCGCGGCTCGGCTTCACGCGGTCCGCCTCGGCCGCGATGATGTTCATCGGCGGGTCAGCGGGTCTCGCGCTCGCGCCGTTCGCCGGTTCCAACGTCGCGATCATGACCGCGGCCGAAGTCGGCTATCTGCAATACGTGCTCTACGGCGCGGGCCCGCTGGCGATCCTCTCGATCGTCGCGGGCATGATCATCGTGCCCTGGGTGCAGCGAAGGACGGTCGACACCGGCGACGAGTACGACGCGCTCGAAGTCGCGGAGCCGCCGCCGGTGATGGACGGCATTCGCCGTGGCCCGGCGACGATCGCCTTCACGGTCACGCTGCTGGCCTGTGTCGGCTACGCGATCGTGACCGGCGCGGGGACCACGTTCCCGCTCGTCGCGCTTCCGGTGATCGCCATCGTCACCGGTCTCGCCGGCGGGCTGCCCGCCATCAAGGTCGCCGAGCACCTGATCCGGGGCGCCGCCAGCCAGGTCAAGATGTTCATGCTGTTCTGGTTGCTCGCGGTCTTCTTCCTTGCCGTCGACGAGCTCAAGCCGTTCGACGTGGTGCTGGACATGTTCGGCACCGAACTGGGCGCACTCCCGCCGCTGGTGTTCGTGGCGGTGATCGCGATGCTCGGCTGGGTCGGTGTACCGGGGGCGACCGCTGCCCAGGTCGTGTTGCTGGACAACGTCTTCGGCAGTCTCGCGGCCAGTATCGGCGTCGGTGCCAACGCATGGGTCATCGTGCTGCTGTTCGCCTCCAAGATCGACACCTACGGGCCGTTCCCCAACGCGAACATGGTGGGCGCGATGGGGCTCGCCCGCTCGGCCAACCTGCGAAACCTGCTCGTCGTCGGCTGGCTGGTGATCATTCCGGCCACCCTGATGTACGCCGCCATTCTCTTCTTCGAGCTGTGA
- a CDS encoding N-acyl-D-amino-acid deacylase family protein, with protein MTEHEIVIRGGEIIDGSGAPRRSADIGITGDRITGIGKGLRGAETVDAGGLVVAPGFIDLHSHADFTLEGSPHATTQLHQGVTTLLTGNCGFSPFPVVGGLPPRLPVHGHELSWTWKDAAGFGKALERARPAVNVGLQIGHGAVRHAVLGGEDRPPSTDELDHMRQLVADAARGGALGLSSGLIYAPGLFGGMDEIAELARVAARHGMLYSTHMRDETDRLVEAVTEAIQTAERAGVRLEISHLKCMGRANHGSVNEALRLIEAARERGVDVGADVYPYTASSTGLMSRLAPWAVDGGADALLARLADPATRDRIAADLRDRFAAEHDPAGIVLAELSPGRYADAVGRSLQDLATGSAGDAADVALDVLAEHEARVGIVNHAMAEADVEAVLRHPAVAVASDGWTMDASGQGMPHPRSFGTFSRVLGRYVRERGVLTLEEAIRKMTSLPAERLRLADRGLLRDGAAADIVVFDPETVLDRSTYLDPWRLSEGMHAVLLNGVPVLRDGAPTGARGGRILGRA; from the coding sequence GTGACCGAACACGAGATCGTCATTCGTGGTGGCGAGATCATCGACGGCAGCGGTGCCCCGAGGCGAAGCGCCGACATCGGGATCACCGGTGATCGCATCACCGGGATCGGGAAGGGCCTTCGAGGGGCCGAGACGGTGGACGCCGGTGGCCTCGTGGTCGCGCCGGGGTTCATCGACCTGCACTCGCACGCGGACTTCACGCTGGAAGGCTCGCCGCACGCGACGACCCAGCTCCATCAGGGCGTGACGACGTTGCTGACCGGAAACTGCGGATTCTCGCCGTTTCCCGTCGTCGGCGGTCTTCCGCCCCGCCTTCCCGTGCACGGTCACGAGCTGAGCTGGACCTGGAAGGACGCGGCGGGCTTCGGCAAGGCGCTGGAGCGCGCCCGGCCCGCGGTCAACGTCGGCCTGCAAATCGGGCACGGCGCGGTGCGCCATGCCGTGCTCGGCGGCGAGGACCGGCCGCCGAGCACGGACGAACTGGACCACATGCGACAGTTGGTCGCCGACGCCGCGCGTGGGGGGGCACTCGGGCTTTCCTCCGGACTGATCTACGCGCCGGGACTGTTCGGTGGCATGGACGAGATCGCGGAGCTGGCCCGCGTCGCGGCACGGCACGGGATGCTCTACTCGACGCACATGCGCGACGAGACCGACCGGCTCGTGGAGGCGGTCACCGAGGCGATCCAGACCGCGGAGCGAGCAGGGGTCCGGCTGGAGATCTCGCACCTCAAGTGCATGGGCAGGGCGAACCATGGTTCGGTGAACGAGGCACTGCGGCTGATCGAAGCCGCAAGGGAACGTGGCGTGGATGTCGGGGCGGACGTGTACCCCTACACCGCGTCGAGCACCGGACTGATGTCGAGGCTCGCACCGTGGGCCGTCGACGGCGGCGCGGACGCGTTGCTCGCTCGCCTGGCCGACCCGGCGACGCGGGACCGGATCGCGGCGGACCTGCGGGACAGGTTCGCCGCCGAGCACGACCCTGCCGGGATCGTGCTCGCCGAGTTGTCGCCTGGCCGCTACGCCGACGCCGTCGGCCGTTCGCTTCAGGACCTCGCGACCGGCTCGGCGGGTGACGCCGCCGATGTCGCGCTCGACGTGCTCGCCGAACACGAGGCGCGGGTCGGCATCGTCAACCACGCGATGGCGGAGGCGGATGTGGAGGCCGTGCTCAGGCACCCTGCGGTCGCGGTGGCCAGTGACGGCTGGACGATGGACGCCAGTGGCCAGGGAATGCCGCACCCGCGCAGTTTCGGCACCTTCAGCAGGGTGCTCGGGCGGTACGTGCGGGAGCGCGGCGTCCTGACCCTCGAAGAGGCGATTCGCAAAATGACCTCGCTGCCCGCCGAACGGCTCCGGCTCGCCGATCGGGGACTGCTTCGTGACGGTGCCGCCGCCGACATCGTGGTGTTCGATCCGGAGACCGTGCTCGACCGGTCGACCTACCTTGATCCGTGGCGGCTTTCCGAAGGGATGCACGCCGTGTTGCTCAACGGCGTCCCGGTACTCAGGGATGGCGCCCCGACGGGCGCGCGCGGTGGGCGGATTCTCGGAAGGGCATGA
- a CDS encoding MBL fold metallo-hydrolase, whose translation MLTQIAQGVLVHQSQLLQNNTVVVQGNAGVLLIDPGITGGEMACLADDLREWGQPVVAGFATHPDWDHALWHPELGDAPRYGTARCAAFLRDLRSTSDWKARTAEGLPPEIAGEIPLELFGLVTGLPAGTTKIPWDGPEVRIVEHPAHAPGHAALVIEERRVLVAGDMLSDVFIPMLDDTPDPVEDYFAGLRLLESAAPEADVVVPGHGSVGTADELRARIDRDRMYLHALRDGRFPDDPRIGPSAKPGWEWVSDIHEGQARRLARASESDGMS comes from the coding sequence GTGCTGACACAGATCGCGCAGGGCGTACTGGTCCACCAGAGCCAGTTACTCCAGAACAACACCGTTGTGGTGCAAGGTAATGCGGGCGTACTACTCATCGACCCGGGGATCACGGGCGGCGAAATGGCCTGTCTCGCGGACGACCTCCGCGAATGGGGCCAGCCCGTCGTGGCGGGGTTCGCGACGCATCCCGATTGGGATCACGCGCTCTGGCACCCCGAACTCGGCGACGCGCCGCGTTACGGCACCGCCCGTTGCGCCGCGTTTCTGCGAGACCTGCGGTCCACTTCGGACTGGAAGGCCCGCACCGCAGAGGGACTGCCCCCGGAAATCGCGGGCGAGATACCGCTGGAGCTGTTCGGTCTCGTCACCGGTCTGCCTGCCGGAACCACGAAGATCCCTTGGGATGGCCCGGAAGTCCGGATCGTCGAGCATCCGGCGCATGCCCCCGGCCATGCCGCGCTGGTGATCGAGGAGCGCCGGGTTCTCGTCGCGGGGGACATGCTTTCCGATGTCTTCATTCCGATGCTCGACGACACTCCTGACCCGGTCGAGGACTACTTCGCCGGTCTGCGGCTGCTTGAGAGCGCGGCACCGGAGGCCGACGTCGTCGTGCCCGGTCACGGATCCGTCGGCACGGCTGACGAGCTACGGGCACGGATCGACCGGGATCGAATGTACTTGCATGCCCTGCGAGACGGCCGTTTTCCCGACGACCCGCGCATCGGCCCCTCGGCCAAACCCGGCTGGGAGTGGGTAAGCGACATACACGAAGGGCAAGCCCGCCGCCTCGCCCGGGCGAGCGAGAGCGACGGGATGTCCTGA
- a CDS encoding pyridoxamine 5'-phosphate oxidase family protein, which translates to MSTRQADSSAPPRTSLGAFSSPGARPTPWEATESALRQTQKFQLCTVRPDGRPHVTPLLAFWALGAMWFTTGDNEQKAKNLGANPHCVLTTGTGTLTGTDYVIEGTASLVTEQATRETAATAFEQAYGWQLTREDGTWFQLGDAVRAGKVQLYRVQPDKGFAFATGNESSQTRYRWN; encoded by the coding sequence ATGTCCACCCGTCAAGCCGACAGCTCGGCCCCGCCGCGGACCAGCCTCGGTGCCTTCTCCTCACCGGGTGCCCGTCCGACACCGTGGGAAGCGACGGAATCGGCGCTGCGCCAGACCCAGAAATTCCAGCTGTGCACGGTGCGCCCTGACGGCCGCCCTCACGTGACACCGTTGCTGGCGTTCTGGGCGCTCGGCGCGATGTGGTTCACCACCGGCGACAACGAACAGAAAGCCAAGAACCTCGGCGCCAACCCGCATTGCGTGCTGACGACCGGAACCGGGACCCTGACCGGCACGGACTACGTCATCGAGGGTACGGCGAGCCTGGTCACCGAGCAGGCCACCAGGGAAACCGCGGCGACCGCGTTCGAACAGGCCTACGGCTGGCAACTCACCCGCGAAGACGGAACCTGGTTTCAGCTGGGTGACGCCGTCCGGGCAGGGAAGGTTCAGCTCTACCGGGTCCAGCCCGACAAGGGATTCGCCTTCGCCACCGGCAACGAATCGTCCCAGACTCGCTACCGGTGGAACTGA